In Paraburkholderia phenazinium, one DNA window encodes the following:
- a CDS encoding ParA family protein: MTVIVVANPKGGVGKSTLSTNLAGYFAAAGEWVALADLDKQQSAHAWLELRPATLPAIEVWEVDPETPTKPPKGLEHAVIDTPAGLHGNRLGIALELADKVIVPLQPSLFDILATQEFLERLAKEKAVRKGGIEIGVVGMRVDARTRSAEQLHRFVEGLELPVLGYLRDTQNYVQLAAHGLTLWDVAKSRVEKDLEQWQPIVEWLERKPKA; the protein is encoded by the coding sequence ATGACGGTAATCGTGGTGGCCAATCCTAAGGGCGGCGTGGGCAAAAGCACGCTGTCGACCAATCTGGCCGGCTATTTCGCAGCCGCCGGCGAGTGGGTGGCGCTGGCGGATCTGGACAAGCAGCAGTCGGCCCATGCCTGGCTGGAATTGCGGCCCGCCACGCTGCCGGCGATCGAAGTCTGGGAAGTCGACCCGGAGACGCCCACGAAGCCGCCCAAAGGGCTGGAACACGCCGTGATCGACACGCCCGCCGGCTTGCACGGCAATCGCCTCGGCATCGCGCTGGAACTGGCCGACAAGGTGATCGTGCCGCTCCAGCCGTCGCTGTTCGATATTCTCGCCACCCAGGAATTTCTCGAGCGCCTCGCCAAGGAAAAGGCGGTGAGGAAAGGCGGCATCGAAATCGGCGTGGTGGGGATGCGGGTGGATGCGCGCACGCGCTCGGCCGAGCAGTTGCACCGCTTCGTCGAGGGCCTGGAGTTGCCGGTGCTGGGCTACCTGCGCGATACGCAGAACTACGTGCAACTGGCCGCGCACGGCCTGACGCTGTGGGATGTGGCGAAAAGCCGGGTCGAAAAGGATCTGGAGCAGTGGCAGCCGATCGTAGAATGGCTGGAACGCAAGCCGAAAGCTTAA
- a CDS encoding PaaI family thioesterase: MSKLRASCTIDSLHERQRGTLPDLLGVRVIALEQGSLTAELTVRPELLAPNGFLHAATVIGLADTACGYACIAHLPETARSFTTIELKSNFLGTCIEGTVRAVAKGVHLGRTTQVWDATVVDPNGKTIALFRCTQMVLV, translated from the coding sequence ATGAGCAAACTGCGCGCGAGCTGCACGATCGACAGTCTTCACGAGCGCCAGCGGGGCACGCTCCCCGACCTGCTGGGCGTGCGGGTGATCGCGCTGGAGCAGGGCTCGCTCACCGCCGAGCTGACCGTGCGCCCCGAGCTGCTGGCGCCCAACGGCTTTCTGCATGCGGCCACGGTCATCGGTCTGGCGGACACGGCGTGCGGCTACGCCTGCATCGCGCATCTGCCGGAGACGGCCCGTAGTTTTACCACCATCGAGCTGAAGAGCAACTTTCTCGGCACGTGCATCGAGGGTACGGTGCGCGCGGTCGCCAAGGGCGTGCATCTGGGACGGACGACGCAGGTGTGGGACGCGACGGTGGTCGATCCGAACGGCAAGACGATCGCGTTGTTCCGGTGTACGCAGATGGTGTTGGTGTGA
- a CDS encoding DoxX family protein produces the protein MNSNRSADLAATLLRLALGVLYLAHSLQKIFVFTLPGTAHFFESLGLPGWLGYVTAFVELAGGIALLLGVQVRWVALVLLPFMLGAMSAHLHNGWGFASPNGGWEYPAFWAVTLVVQSLLGSGVVALGGAKAPRAVPA, from the coding sequence ATGAACTCGAACCGTTCGGCCGATCTGGCCGCCACGCTCCTGCGTCTCGCGCTGGGCGTCCTGTACCTCGCGCACAGCCTGCAGAAGATTTTCGTTTTCACGCTGCCGGGCACGGCGCATTTCTTCGAATCGCTCGGTTTGCCGGGTTGGCTCGGCTATGTGACGGCTTTTGTCGAACTGGCGGGCGGGATCGCGTTGCTGCTCGGCGTGCAGGTGCGCTGGGTGGCGCTGGTGCTGCTGCCGTTCATGCTGGGCGCCATGTCGGCTCACTTGCACAACGGTTGGGGCTTCGCTTCGCCGAACGGCGGCTGGGAATATCCGGCTTTCTGGGCGGTGACGCTGGTGGTGCAGTCGCTGCTCGGCAGCGGTGTGGTGGCGCTGGGCGGGGCGAAGGCGCCGCGGGCGGTGCCGGCTTGA
- a CDS encoding cobyric acid synthase — protein MPETSNLPDAVRIPRGALMIQGTTSDAGKSTLVAGLCRLALRAGVRVAPFKPQNMALNSAVTVDGGEIGRAQALQAVAAGIAAHTDLNPVLLKPTSDRGAQVIIHGKARMNLDARAYHDYKPVAFEAVLESYARLQAGYDTIFVEGAGSPAEINLRDRDIANMGFAEAVDCPVVLVADIDRGGVFAHLTGTLACLSESEQARVCGFIINRFRGDISLLKPGLDWLEARTGKPVLGVVPYLHGLTLDAEDMLPRELRAAQVAGAAARTTLRVVVPVLPHISNHTDFDALRAHPQVDFHYVRSGTPPPAADLIILPGSKNVQGDLAFLRAQGWDLVLQRHLRYGGKVIGICGGMQMLGREVADPHGVEGTPGSVAGLGWLDYSTTLTREKTLKNVTGCLALPGAADVAGYEIHMGETAGPALAVPALRLATPEGGERPDGARSADGQILATYVHSLFDTPAACASLLQWAGLSDAEAVDYPALREASLDRLADTLAGHLDLARLFGAIR, from the coding sequence ATGCCAGAGACTTCGAACTTGCCTGACGCAGTGCGTATCCCGCGTGGCGCGCTGATGATCCAGGGGACGACCTCCGACGCGGGCAAGAGTACGCTCGTCGCGGGCCTGTGCCGCCTCGCGCTTCGCGCCGGCGTGCGGGTGGCGCCGTTCAAGCCGCAGAACATGGCGCTCAACAGCGCGGTGACGGTCGACGGCGGCGAGATCGGCCGCGCCCAGGCATTGCAGGCGGTGGCGGCGGGCATCGCCGCGCACACCGACCTGAACCCCGTGCTGCTCAAGCCCACCAGCGATCGCGGCGCGCAGGTGATCATCCACGGCAAGGCGCGCATGAATCTGGATGCGCGCGCGTATCACGACTACAAGCCCGTGGCCTTCGAAGCGGTGCTGGAGTCGTATGCGCGTCTGCAGGCGGGCTACGACACGATCTTCGTCGAAGGGGCGGGGAGTCCCGCGGAAATCAATCTGCGCGATCGGGATATCGCCAACATGGGTTTTGCGGAGGCGGTCGATTGTCCGGTCGTGCTGGTCGCGGATATCGATCGCGGCGGGGTGTTCGCCCATCTGACCGGGACGCTCGCGTGCCTGTCGGAGAGCGAGCAGGCGCGTGTGTGCGGCTTCATCATCAACCGCTTTCGCGGCGACATCAGTCTGCTCAAGCCGGGTCTGGACTGGCTCGAAGCGCGGACCGGCAAGCCGGTGCTCGGCGTGGTGCCGTACCTGCATGGCCTCACGCTCGACGCCGAAGACATGCTGCCGCGCGAATTGCGTGCCGCGCAGGTGGCGGGCGCCGCAGCACGCACGACGCTGCGCGTGGTCGTGCCGGTGCTGCCGCATATCAGCAACCACACGGATTTCGACGCATTGCGTGCGCATCCGCAGGTCGATTTTCACTACGTGCGCAGCGGGACGCCACCGCCCGCCGCCGATCTGATCATCCTGCCCGGCTCGAAGAACGTGCAGGGCGACCTCGCGTTTCTGCGCGCGCAGGGCTGGGACCTGGTGCTGCAACGCCATTTGCGCTATGGCGGCAAGGTCATCGGCATTTGCGGCGGCATGCAGATGCTTGGGCGCGAAGTGGCCGATCCGCATGGCGTCGAAGGGACGCCGGGGAGCGTCGCGGGTCTCGGCTGGCTCGATTACTCGACCACCTTGACGCGCGAGAAGACGCTGAAGAACGTGACGGGTTGCCTCGCGCTGCCGGGCGCGGCCGATGTGGCCGGCTACGAGATTCACATGGGCGAGACCGCGGGTCCGGCGCTGGCTGTGCCGGCGTTGCGGTTGGCGACGCCGGAAGGGGGCGAGCGTCCGGACGGCGCGCGCTCGGCGGATGGGCAGATTCTCGCCACTTACGTGCATAGCCTGTTCGACACGCCGGCCGCGTGCGCCTCGCTGCTGCAATGGGCCGGCCTGAGCGACGCCGAGGCGGTCGATTATCCGGCGCTGCGCGAGGCCTCGCTCGACCGGCTGGCCGATACGCTGGCCGGGCATCTCGACCTGGCGCGCCTGTTTGGGGCCATTCGCTGA
- the cobU gene encoding bifunctional adenosylcobinamide kinase/adenosylcobinamide-phosphate guanylyltransferase, translated as MIPRDLTFVLGGARSGKSLHAEQLASDSARPVTYIATARRADDAEFAARIAHHRARRPAHWQLIEASVDLAGAVAQADAPGHCILIDCLTLWLANLLCPPDGAAPSDDYLARFAAFEAALGAAAGKIIVVSNEIGLGVVPLGAATRLYVDELGRLNQRIAALSTQVTMMVAGLPLALKTAVR; from the coding sequence ATGATTCCTCGCGACCTCACCTTCGTTCTCGGCGGCGCCCGCTCGGGCAAAAGCCTGCATGCCGAACAGCTCGCGAGCGACAGCGCGCGGCCCGTCACCTATATCGCCACCGCGCGTCGCGCCGACGACGCGGAATTCGCCGCCCGCATCGCCCATCATCGCGCGCGGCGTCCGGCTCACTGGCAACTGATCGAGGCGTCCGTGGATCTCGCCGGCGCGGTTGCACAAGCCGACGCGCCGGGGCACTGCATCCTGATCGACTGCCTGACCTTGTGGCTCGCCAATCTCCTTTGCCCACCCGACGGCGCCGCCCCGAGCGACGACTACCTCGCGCGCTTTGCGGCCTTCGAGGCGGCGCTTGGCGCGGCCGCCGGCAAGATCATCGTGGTCAGCAATGAGATCGGTCTCGGTGTGGTGCCGCTGGGTGCCGCCACGCGTCTCTACGTCGACGAACTCGGGCGGCTCAATCAACGCATCGCGGCCTTGAGCACCCAGGTCACGATGATGGTCGCGGGCCTGCCGCTCGCACTCAAGACGGCGGTCCGCTAA
- the cbiB gene encoding adenosylcobinamide-phosphate synthase CbiB, translated as MLSLPLIAALATAGVAVDRWFGEPRTAHPLVGFGKLAMRIEARLNTGRRGRLLGIVAWGCAVLPPVLVATWLVAVLPFALACAVHVVLLWFALGARSLNDHIAPIARALAQRNLAEARTLTARIVSRETGSADEAALSRAAVESALENGNDAIFGALFWFAVAGGPGALAFRLANTLDAMWGYRTPRYLRFGWAAARIDDGLNWFPARLTAASYALLGDTRTAWRCWREQAPRWDSPNAGPVMASGAGSLNVLLGGAAVYHGAIEQRPTLGAGQPANAGHIVAALQLVERAVILWLAVLIVLALLSVPFHG; from the coding sequence ATGCTGTCGCTGCCCCTGATCGCCGCGCTGGCGACCGCCGGCGTCGCCGTGGACCGCTGGTTCGGCGAACCGCGCACGGCGCATCCACTCGTCGGCTTCGGCAAGCTCGCCATGCGCATCGAAGCGCGGCTGAACACCGGGCGGCGCGGACGATTGCTCGGCATCGTCGCGTGGGGATGCGCCGTGTTGCCGCCGGTCCTCGTCGCCACGTGGCTCGTCGCGGTCCTGCCGTTCGCCTTGGCCTGCGCCGTACATGTCGTGTTGCTTTGGTTCGCGCTCGGCGCGCGCAGTCTCAACGACCACATTGCACCCATCGCCCGCGCGCTCGCCCAGCGCAATCTTGCCGAGGCCCGTACGCTGACCGCGCGCATCGTGTCGCGCGAGACCGGCAGCGCAGACGAAGCCGCACTCTCGCGCGCCGCCGTCGAATCGGCGCTCGAAAACGGCAACGATGCGATCTTCGGCGCGCTCTTCTGGTTCGCGGTGGCGGGTGGTCCGGGCGCGCTCGCGTTTCGCCTTGCCAACACGCTCGACGCCATGTGGGGCTATCGCACGCCGCGTTATCTGCGCTTTGGTTGGGCCGCCGCACGCATCGACGATGGCCTCAACTGGTTTCCCGCGCGCCTGACCGCCGCGAGCTATGCGCTGCTCGGCGACACGCGAACGGCCTGGCGCTGCTGGCGCGAGCAGGCGCCGCGCTGGGACAGTCCCAACGCAGGGCCCGTGATGGCGTCCGGCGCCGGCAGTCTCAACGTGCTGCTGGGCGGTGCCGCGGTGTATCACGGCGCGATCGAACAACGCCCTACGCTCGGCGCGGGGCAGCCCGCCAACGCCGGGCATATCGTCGCGGCGCTGCAACTGGTTGAGCGCGCGGTGATACTGTGGCTCGCAGTCCTGATCGTGCTTGCGTTGCTGAGCGTCCCGTTTCATGGCTGA
- the cobD gene encoding threonine-phosphate decarboxylase CobD, whose product MADPIVHGGNLHEASQRYGIPYAQWLDLSTGINPQGYPVPPLPADAWRRLPDEGDGLAACAAHYYGAPDARQVLPVAGSQAAIRALPGLIPRATVAIAPLTYSEYAPAFERAGHRIVPLDIACDALPDDVTHAVIVNPNNPTADHLSAAKLLQWHAQLTARGGTLVVDEAFADAMPGASLAACTNRAGLVVLRSPGKFFGLAGVRAGFVLSDPVLLGRLREILGAWTVSGPARHAVSAAFTDLTWQNQMRAQLAAQSARLTGLLQAQRFSPHSTPLFAWTDDPRAAALHHELALRGIWTRLFPASASVRFGLPGSRDEWLRFEQALSESVHVIEAARAG is encoded by the coding sequence ATGGCTGATCCCATCGTCCACGGCGGCAATCTGCACGAAGCCTCGCAGCGCTACGGCATTCCATACGCGCAATGGCTCGATCTTTCGACCGGCATCAATCCGCAAGGTTATCCGGTGCCGCCGCTGCCCGCCGACGCATGGCGCCGCCTGCCCGACGAAGGCGACGGTCTGGCGGCATGTGCCGCCCACTACTACGGTGCTCCCGATGCGCGGCAGGTGCTGCCGGTGGCAGGCAGCCAGGCGGCCATTCGCGCGTTGCCTGGACTCATACCGCGTGCGACGGTGGCAATTGCGCCGCTGACCTATAGCGAATATGCCCCGGCGTTCGAGCGGGCGGGTCATCGGATCGTACCGCTCGATATCGCATGCGACGCGTTGCCTGACGATGTCACGCACGCCGTGATCGTCAATCCGAACAACCCGACGGCCGATCATCTGAGCGCCGCAAAACTGCTGCAGTGGCACGCGCAACTGACGGCACGCGGCGGCACGCTGGTGGTCGACGAGGCATTCGCGGATGCGATGCCTGGGGCCTCGCTTGCCGCCTGTACGAACCGCGCCGGCCTTGTCGTGTTGCGCTCGCCCGGCAAGTTCTTCGGCCTCGCCGGCGTGCGAGCCGGGTTCGTGTTGAGCGATCCGGTGCTGCTAGGAAGGTTGCGCGAGATACTCGGCGCATGGACCGTCAGCGGTCCCGCACGACATGCGGTGAGCGCCGCCTTCACAGACCTCACATGGCAAAACCAGATGCGCGCGCAACTCGCGGCGCAAAGCGCGCGCCTCACCGGTTTGTTGCAGGCACAACGTTTCTCGCCACACAGCACGCCGCTTTTCGCGTGGACCGACGACCCGCGTGCCGCCGCGTTGCATCACGAGCTCGCCTTGCGCGGTATCTGGACACGGTTGTTTCCCGCGTCGGCCAGCGTGCGGTTTGGCTTGCCAGGCTCCAGGGACGAGTGGCTGCGGTTCGAGCAAGCGCTAAGCGAAAGCGTTCATGTAATCGAAGCGGCGCGCGCAGGTTGA
- a CDS encoding cobalamin-binding protein, translated as MIRLPRLVSLAGAMLLACAYASSAHATVTATDDTGATVALAAPAQRVISLAPHVTELIYAAGGGAKLVGAVSYSDYPSEAKQVPRVGDNKALDLERIVALKPDLIVVWRHGNAQAQLERLRELHIPLFFSEPHQLDDVAVTLTRLGTLLGTSGTADAAASAYRQDIAQLRSRYASRPPVSVFYQVWDQPLMTLNGTHMISDVITLCGGRNVFAKLAPLVPTVSTEAVLAANPEAIVTASAGATKPDAPLPQLEKWRAWPSLKAVARNNLFAIDGDLIDRPAPRIAQGARQLCEDLEVARSRRPASEE; from the coding sequence ATGATCCGACTGCCCCGCCTCGTCTCACTTGCCGGCGCCATGCTGCTTGCCTGCGCTTACGCGTCGTCGGCACACGCCACCGTCACCGCGACTGACGACACGGGCGCGACCGTCGCGCTCGCAGCACCGGCGCAACGCGTGATCAGCCTCGCGCCGCACGTGACCGAGCTGATCTATGCAGCGGGCGGCGGCGCGAAACTCGTCGGCGCGGTTTCGTACAGCGACTATCCGTCCGAAGCGAAGCAGGTACCGCGCGTCGGCGACAACAAGGCGCTCGACCTCGAACGCATCGTCGCGCTCAAGCCGGACCTGATCGTCGTCTGGCGGCACGGCAATGCGCAGGCCCAACTTGAACGCCTGCGCGAACTGCACATTCCGCTCTTCTTCAGCGAACCGCATCAACTTGACGACGTTGCCGTGACGCTGACCCGGCTCGGCACCTTGCTCGGCACATCGGGCACCGCAGACGCGGCGGCCAGCGCTTACCGGCAGGACATCGCGCAGTTGCGCAGCCGCTATGCGAGCCGGCCGCCCGTCAGCGTGTTCTATCAGGTCTGGGATCAGCCGCTGATGACGCTCAACGGCACGCACATGATCAGCGATGTGATCACGTTATGTGGTGGACGCAACGTGTTTGCGAAACTCGCGCCGCTGGTGCCGACCGTTTCCACTGAAGCCGTACTGGCGGCCAACCCGGAAGCGATCGTGACCGCATCGGCGGGTGCGACCAAGCCTGACGCGCCGCTACCGCAACTGGAGAAATGGCGCGCGTGGCCGAGCCTCAAGGCCGTGGCGCGCAACAACCTGTTTGCGATCGACGGCGATCTGATCGACCGGCCCGCGCCGCGAATCGCACAGGGCGCCAGGCAGTTGTGCGAGGACCTGGAGGTGGCGCGCTCGCGCAGGCCCGCGAGTGAGGAGTGA
- the cobC gene encoding alpha-ribazole phosphatase family protein: MDLVLMRHPAVAVEQGVCYGQSDVALADDPSASAAALAMRLATLQVPPPRVLLSSPLLRCASVAGAMAGNFGCAHSVDERLKEMNFGAWELQRWDAIGRSLLDEWAADFDHARAHGGESVAQFVERVQSWLDGFGLTRECSPAYVVTHAGVIRVLASLVLGVPVARSTQWSLDMSGVVWLRRDDERQVWSLVRWNA, encoded by the coding sequence GTGGATCTCGTTCTGATGCGACATCCGGCCGTCGCCGTGGAGCAAGGCGTGTGTTACGGCCAAAGCGACGTAGCGCTCGCCGACGATCCGTCCGCGTCGGCCGCGGCGCTGGCGATGCGCCTCGCCACCTTGCAGGTGCCGCCGCCGCGCGTATTGCTCTCCAGTCCGCTGCTGCGTTGTGCGTCGGTCGCAGGCGCGATGGCCGGTAATTTCGGCTGCGCGCATAGCGTCGACGAACGTCTGAAGGAAATGAATTTCGGCGCGTGGGAGCTACAGCGCTGGGATGCGATCGGTCGCAGCTTGCTGGATGAATGGGCAGCCGATTTCGACCACGCACGCGCCCATGGCGGCGAGAGTGTCGCGCAGTTCGTCGAGCGGGTGCAGTCGTGGCTCGATGGCTTTGGGCTGACGCGCGAATGCTCGCCGGCTTACGTCGTGACGCATGCCGGCGTGATACGGGTGCTTGCGTCGCTGGTGCTGGGCGTGCCGGTGGCACGTTCGACGCAATGGTCGCTCGATATGTCCGGCGTGGTGTGGCTGCGGCGTGACGATGAGCGGCAGGTCTGGTCGCTCGTGCGGTGGAATGCGTGA
- a CDS encoding adenosylcobinamide-GDP ribazoletransferase translates to MNPLMELRYFFTALGYFTRVPVPRWVGYEPHYLNAAARYFPLVGVLVGGLGALVYLAALRVFPPGVAVLLSMAATLLVTGAFHEDGLADCCDAFGGAYTREDVLRIMHDSRIGAFGAIALVIALALKWQTLSTLPPLRAAGLIIAAHAASRTCAISYLATLDYVRAEGKAKPVAQRLSGAAFAWAALFGLPALFWPDWRFACATLMMLAVLRFVLGRYFVRRIGGYTGDCLGFAQQIFELAIYLLGLAWISF, encoded by the coding sequence ATGAACCCGCTCATGGAGTTGCGCTATTTCTTCACGGCGCTGGGGTATTTCACGCGCGTGCCGGTGCCGCGCTGGGTCGGCTATGAGCCGCACTATCTGAACGCGGCCGCGCGTTATTTTCCGCTGGTCGGTGTGCTGGTAGGCGGACTGGGTGCGCTCGTCTATCTGGCCGCGTTGCGCGTGTTCCCGCCGGGCGTGGCCGTGCTGCTGTCGATGGCCGCGACCCTGCTGGTGACGGGCGCCTTCCACGAGGACGGTCTGGCGGATTGCTGCGATGCGTTCGGCGGCGCCTATACGCGTGAGGACGTGCTGCGCATCATGCACGATTCGCGCATCGGCGCGTTCGGCGCCATTGCTCTCGTGATCGCGTTGGCGCTGAAGTGGCAGACGTTGTCGACGTTGCCGCCGCTGCGGGCGGCAGGTCTGATAATTGCGGCACATGCCGCGAGCCGCACCTGCGCGATCAGTTATCTGGCGACGCTCGACTATGTGCGCGCGGAAGGCAAGGCGAAGCCCGTGGCGCAGCGCCTGAGCGGCGCCGCGTTCGCGTGGGCGGCGCTGTTCGGATTGCCGGCGCTGTTCTGGCCGGATTGGCGCTTCGCGTGTGCGACGCTTATGATGTTGGCAGTACTGCGCTTTGTGCTGGGCCGCTATTTCGTCAGACGCATTGGCGGTTATACCGGCGATTGCCTTGGTTTCGCGCAGCAGATTTTCGAACTGGCTATCTATCTGTTGGGGCTCGCGTGGATCTCGTTCTGA
- the cobT gene encoding nicotinate-nucleotide--dimethylbenzimidazole phosphoribosyltransferase, protein MISSLVLPVVEPLDQTLRSTLQHLIDTKTKPPGSLGRLETLARQMGLIQRTTHPTVQRPAMIVFAGDHGIAQEGVSPYPQAVTAQMVANFLAGGAAINALSRVADITLEVVNAGIATPLPGTEGLVDIPIAAGTRNFAHEPAMTRDQALAAMRAGAERVRHHAALGTNVIGFGEMGIANTSAAACLMSRLCGVPIDECVGRGTGLDNAGLAKKRNVLASALARHPQGAEARGAIVSSATALDVLATFGGFEIAMMAGAYLAAAEARMTILVDGFIATSALLVADAFAPSVREYCVFAHASNEAGHRRMLDHFGGIPLLALDMRLGEGTGAALAVPLLRAAVAFLNEMASFESAGVADRDA, encoded by the coding sequence ATGATTTCGTCCCTCGTTTTACCCGTTGTCGAACCGCTCGATCAGACGCTGCGCAGCACGCTGCAACACCTCATCGATACGAAGACCAAGCCGCCCGGCAGCCTCGGGCGGCTCGAAACGCTGGCGCGGCAGATGGGCCTTATCCAGCGCACCACGCATCCGACGGTGCAGCGCCCGGCCATGATCGTGTTCGCCGGCGACCATGGCATCGCGCAGGAAGGGGTGAGTCCGTATCCGCAGGCCGTGACCGCGCAGATGGTGGCGAACTTTCTGGCCGGCGGCGCGGCCATCAACGCGTTGAGCCGCGTGGCCGACATCACGCTTGAAGTGGTCAATGCGGGGATTGCAACGCCGTTGCCGGGCACCGAGGGGCTCGTCGATATTCCCATTGCGGCCGGTACGCGCAACTTCGCCCATGAACCCGCCATGACGCGCGACCAGGCGCTCGCCGCGATGCGTGCCGGCGCAGAACGCGTGCGCCATCACGCGGCGCTCGGGACCAACGTAATCGGTTTCGGCGAGATGGGGATTGCCAACACGTCGGCGGCGGCCTGTCTGATGAGCCGCCTGTGCGGCGTGCCGATCGACGAATGCGTCGGTCGCGGCACAGGGCTCGACAATGCCGGGCTCGCGAAGAAACGCAACGTGCTTGCCTCGGCGCTTGCGCGTCATCCGCAGGGTGCCGAGGCGCGCGGCGCCATTGTGTCGAGCGCCACCGCATTGGATGTGCTCGCAACCTTCGGCGGCTTCGAAATCGCGATGATGGCCGGTGCGTATCTCGCCGCCGCCGAAGCGCGCATGACGATTCTGGTGGACGGTTTCATCGCCACCTCCGCGCTGCTGGTGGCCGATGCGTTTGCGCCCAGTGTGCGCGAGTATTGCGTATTTGCGCATGCCTCGAACGAAGCAGGGCATCGCCGCATGCTCGATCATTTCGGCGGCATCCCGTTGCTCGCGCTGGACATGCGGCTTGGCGAAGGCACCGGTGCGGCGCTCGCGGTGCCGCTGCTGCGCGCGGCGGTGGCGTTCCTGAACGAGATGGCGAGCTTCGAATCGGCCGGTGTCGCGGACCGCGATGCGTGA
- a CDS encoding ABC transporter ATP-binding protein, translated as MTTRTTSPSTVATLSAQQITLRAGERTLLERFTHTFYPGEVWCIAGPNGAGKTTLISALAGLQQPAAGQVELDGVRVADWPPVPLARRRALMPQSAHDAFSASVLDIVMLNRFPHLAGWGWEGAADRAAAHAALDLLGLASFARRDVLSLSGGERQRVALAAVLCQDAPLLLLDEPLSHLDLHHQIDCLEALTAWASAPKRTVVFSCHDLNLARRFATHALLLDGTGVACAGPVREVLTPTLASRAFGYPLILLQDGGHEALIPAPRLPDAQRGSAGPAP; from the coding sequence ATGACGACACGCACGACATCCCCATCCACCGTGGCCACACTCAGCGCGCAACAGATCACGTTGCGCGCGGGCGAGCGCACGCTGCTCGAGCGCTTCACTCATACGTTTTATCCCGGCGAAGTCTGGTGCATCGCCGGGCCGAACGGCGCCGGCAAGACCACGCTGATTTCGGCGCTGGCGGGTTTGCAGCAGCCTGCCGCGGGCCAGGTGGAACTCGATGGCGTGCGCGTGGCCGACTGGCCGCCGGTGCCGCTCGCGCGGCGCCGCGCGTTGATGCCGCAAAGCGCGCACGATGCATTCAGCGCCAGCGTGCTCGATATCGTGATGCTGAACCGCTTTCCGCATCTGGCAGGGTGGGGCTGGGAGGGCGCAGCCGATCGCGCGGCCGCTCATGCCGCGCTCGACTTGCTGGGCCTCGCCAGTTTCGCGAGGCGCGACGTGCTGTCGCTCTCAGGCGGCGAGCGGCAGCGTGTCGCACTGGCCGCCGTGTTGTGCCAGGATGCGCCGCTGTTGCTGCTCGACGAACCGCTGTCGCATCTGGACCTGCATCACCAGATCGATTGCCTCGAGGCGTTGACTGCCTGGGCGAGTGCGCCGAAGCGTACAGTAGTGTTTTCGTGTCACGACCTGAACCTGGCGCGCCGTTTCGCGACGCATGCGCTGCTGCTCGACGGCACGGGCGTGGCCTGCGCCGGCCCGGTGCGCGAAGTGCTGACGCCCACGCTCGCGAGCCGCGCCTTCGGCTATCCGCTGATCCTGCTGCAGGACGGCGGCCACGAGGCGCTGATTCCGGCACCGCGGCTGCCCGATGCGCAGCGTGGGTCGGCCGGACCGGCACCCTGA